A genomic region of Leptospira barantonii contains the following coding sequences:
- a CDS encoding glycoside hydrolase family 25 protein — protein sequence MKSKKFFVFPFLLLFFLSGLGLYEALDRGWIWFVSPSRSQYPIRGIDVSNHQGKIDWANVPKSEVSFVFIKASEGGDFKDKSFFYNWKQAKANGFVVGAYHFFTLCKSGKEQAENFISTVPQESNSLPPVVDLEFIGNCKERPPIENVSQEIRDFLNRVDSHFGKKTILYLTYEFIDRYIGEDFQDHPVWIRDIFKHPNAFSDQRWILWQYHSRARLPGISGPVDLNVWNGSLEDLNSL from the coding sequence ATGAAATCCAAAAAATTCTTCGTTTTTCCATTCTTACTTTTATTCTTTTTAAGCGGACTTGGATTGTATGAGGCTCTGGATCGAGGTTGGATCTGGTTTGTTTCGCCTTCCCGTTCCCAATATCCGATCCGAGGAATCGACGTTTCGAATCATCAAGGAAAAATCGACTGGGCAAACGTCCCGAAGTCCGAGGTTTCTTTTGTGTTCATCAAAGCAAGCGAAGGTGGGGACTTCAAAGACAAATCCTTTTTCTACAATTGGAAACAGGCAAAGGCAAACGGATTCGTCGTAGGAGCCTACCACTTCTTTACGTTGTGCAAATCCGGTAAGGAACAAGCCGAGAATTTTATTTCCACCGTTCCCCAAGAATCCAACTCGCTTCCTCCGGTTGTGGATCTGGAATTTATAGGAAACTGTAAGGAAAGACCTCCGATCGAAAACGTTTCCCAAGAAATCCGGGATTTTCTGAACCGGGTCGATTCTCACTTCGGTAAAAAAACGATTCTTTATCTCACTTATGAATTCATCGATCGATACATCGGCGAAGACTTTCAGGATCATCCGGTTTGGATTCGGGATATATTCAAACATCCGAATGCGTTTTCGGATCAAAGATGGATTCTTTGGCAGTATCACAGCAGGGCGCGGCTTCCCGGAATTTCCGGCCCGGTGGATTTGAACGTTTGGAACGGAAGTTTGGAAGATCTGAATTCTTTGTAG
- a CDS encoding iron-containing alcohol dehydrogenase, with protein MPILPDWVNYTFPPKIHFEADCGYKVGNFVKNIGSRTVIFSTQQELENMDELSIIKTSLEKHIDGVILYDDIVKEPTPEELDTAAYFAKIANADCIIGYGSYESISMAKIIALLVTNDIFAEEMLSERKAKLKKPLPLILIPTHPVFGLECSPISTILLGEERITKYFSHELLFPELIIADPKISSFMTSTDISKVGVGILAAAVDTILSKFSTELTISSALRAIELLQKNLIPSIRDPKNINYKNGLYAASLLTGIAQSSSSLGLCFALSLASANITNLDIFQSMSILLPHVMEYNLTSSAGKYVMIARALDEDITNISVIEAAIKAVEGIRKIFIELKIPQRLSEYEVRKIDLPMIANLAASFPFLDSLPRELPKNEIETILVAAF; from the coding sequence ATGCCGATACTCCCCGATTGGGTTAACTACACATTTCCTCCAAAAATCCACTTTGAAGCCGATTGCGGATACAAGGTGGGTAACTTCGTCAAAAACATAGGTTCAAGAACCGTAATATTCTCCACTCAACAAGAGCTGGAGAATATGGACGAACTTTCCATCATCAAAACCAGTTTGGAAAAACATATCGACGGAGTGATTCTCTACGACGATATCGTCAAGGAACCGACTCCGGAAGAATTGGACACGGCCGCCTACTTCGCGAAGATCGCGAACGCGGATTGTATCATAGGTTACGGTTCTTACGAATCGATCAGTATGGCGAAGATCATCGCCCTTCTCGTTACGAACGATATCTTCGCCGAAGAAATGTTAAGCGAACGGAAAGCGAAACTCAAAAAACCCCTTCCTTTGATTTTGATTCCTACTCATCCGGTTTTCGGTTTGGAATGTTCTCCGATCTCCACGATTCTTCTCGGTGAGGAAAGAATCACGAAATACTTTTCGCACGAACTCCTTTTCCCCGAACTCATCATCGCAGATCCTAAGATTTCTTCCTTTATGACTTCCACGGATATTTCCAAGGTGGGAGTTGGAATTTTGGCCGCCGCGGTGGATACGATTCTTTCCAAATTTTCCACGGAACTTACGATCTCTTCCGCGTTACGCGCTATCGAACTTTTACAAAAGAACCTGATTCCTTCCATCCGGGATCCGAAGAACATCAACTATAAAAACGGTTTGTATGCGGCCAGTCTTTTGACCGGGATCGCTCAGTCCTCCAGTTCCTTGGGGCTTTGTTTCGCTCTTTCATTAGCAAGTGCGAATATTACGAATTTGGATATCTTCCAGTCTATGTCCATTCTTCTCCCCCACGTCATGGAATACAACCTGACTTCCTCCGCCGGTAAATACGTGATGATCGCGAGAGCCTTGGACGAGGACATCACGAATATTTCCGTGATCGAGGCGGCCATTAAGGCGGTGGAAGGGATTCGTAAGATTTTTATCGAATTGAAAATCCCTCAGAGACTTTCGGAATACGAGGTGAGAAAGATCGATCTTCCTATGATCGCGAATCTCGCGGCTTCGTTTCCGTTTTTGGATTCTCTTCCGAGAGAACTTCCTAAGAACGAGATCGAAACGATTTTGGTTGCGGCGTTCTAA
- the recJ gene encoding single-stranded-DNA-specific exonuclease RecJ yields the protein MPKLSPFSHGPGLKELHPSGFRQHLSPLQHRFYETHLREKSHPEHLLYHGLRELPSPFLLPDLEPALELLKESVRTEKKILLFGDRDCDGVSSTSLLGGFLKKIHRGELILKTSNEEDYGLCPAALDFVKKHKPDLLITLDFGTTNHVQIDELASLGIKVIVLDHHEIPERIPNCFLVSPKRQDSLYPNEKICTSVLAMKFIQAYLYSSLEEYNRAVWIPDGNSLFSGFLIYRGKLLFQGERQEAESKFSLSVVDENFSFKSSYPEREWFYHEFLKYPAIHDQYLQNFDLAAIGTVSDMMPLYGENRIIVREGCKILFKLYRKETQHREGLFQLLQLMELAEKHVTSKDLGWGLGPMINSAGRMNATEVALNLLLEENPSRAQAGAKELQKLNEERRERTKRNLFKVEGFLKRKKERTEKAVLFCYEPDFEPGVSGIVATRLVEEYKRPVLFITPDHGHAKGSIRSYGKENVLNLLKKAAPLFFQFGGHKEAGGFSLEIDKIPELAKVIFEHAEPWLEEEQKKSALEQTESLISLQPEELNAKIFQELSIFEPFGHENPVPMYSIKNAKVYHTKPMTDGKHVRFRILGAPESIQCLIWNRGKDFLDLLSRAGSLDLWGSLEESTYRSKTSLQFVVNYFQESEN from the coding sequence ATGCCAAAGCTCTCCCCTTTTTCACACGGCCCGGGTTTAAAGGAATTACATCCTTCCGGGTTCCGTCAGCATCTCAGCCCTCTTCAACATAGATTTTACGAAACACATCTACGGGAAAAATCCCATCCGGAACATCTTCTGTATCACGGACTGAGAGAACTTCCTTCTCCGTTTTTATTGCCGGACCTCGAACCGGCCTTGGAACTTTTAAAAGAATCCGTTCGCACCGAAAAGAAAATTCTTCTCTTCGGCGATCGGGACTGCGACGGAGTTTCCTCCACGAGTTTACTCGGCGGTTTTTTAAAAAAGATCCATAGGGGAGAATTGATCCTCAAAACCTCGAACGAAGAAGACTACGGACTTTGTCCGGCCGCGCTGGACTTCGTAAAAAAACACAAACCCGATCTTCTCATTACACTCGACTTCGGAACGACCAACCACGTTCAGATCGACGAGCTCGCTTCCCTCGGAATCAAAGTGATCGTTCTCGACCACCACGAGATCCCGGAAAGAATTCCGAATTGTTTTTTGGTTTCTCCGAAACGACAGGATTCCTTGTATCCGAACGAAAAAATCTGCACTTCGGTGTTGGCGATGAAGTTCATTCAGGCGTATCTTTATTCTTCCCTGGAAGAATACAACCGCGCGGTTTGGATTCCGGACGGGAATTCTCTATTTTCAGGTTTTCTAATATACCGAGGCAAACTTCTTTTTCAAGGGGAAAGACAGGAAGCCGAATCTAAATTCTCCTTATCCGTCGTGGACGAAAACTTTTCGTTCAAGTCCTCTTATCCGGAACGAGAATGGTTCTATCATGAATTTCTAAAATACCCCGCGATCCACGATCAATATCTTCAGAATTTCGATCTCGCGGCGATCGGAACCGTTTCCGATATGATGCCTCTTTACGGTGAAAATCGAATCATCGTCCGAGAAGGTTGTAAGATTCTTTTCAAACTTTATCGTAAGGAAACCCAACATCGGGAAGGTCTTTTCCAACTTCTGCAACTCATGGAACTTGCGGAGAAACACGTGACTTCGAAGGACTTAGGTTGGGGACTCGGTCCTATGATCAATTCCGCCGGAAGAATGAACGCGACCGAAGTCGCTCTTAATCTTTTGCTTGAGGAGAATCCTTCCCGCGCACAAGCGGGGGCCAAGGAACTTCAGAAGCTCAACGAGGAAAGAAGGGAAAGAACCAAAAGAAATCTTTTCAAAGTCGAAGGTTTTTTAAAACGAAAAAAGGAAAGAACCGAGAAGGCCGTTCTTTTTTGTTACGAACCTGATTTCGAACCGGGAGTTTCCGGAATCGTAGCGACAAGACTTGTGGAAGAATACAAAAGACCCGTGCTCTTCATCACACCCGATCACGGACATGCAAAGGGAAGCATTCGTTCTTACGGAAAGGAAAACGTTTTGAACCTTCTCAAAAAAGCGGCTCCCCTCTTTTTTCAATTCGGCGGTCACAAGGAAGCCGGTGGTTTTTCCCTCGAGATCGATAAAATTCCCGAACTCGCAAAGGTGATCTTCGAACACGCGGAACCTTGGTTGGAAGAGGAACAAAAAAAATCCGCACTCGAACAAACGGAAAGTCTGATCAGCCTTCAGCCGGAAGAATTGAACGCAAAAATTTTTCAGGAGCTTTCGATCTTCGAACCGTTCGGTCATGAGAATCCCGTTCCCATGTATTCGATCAAAAACGCAAAGGTCTATCATACCAAACCGATGACCGATGGAAAACATGTTCGTTTTAGAATCTTAGGCGCTCCGGAATCGATTCAGTGTTTGATTTGGAATCGCGGGAAGGATTTTTTAGATTTGCTCAGCAGAGCCGGAAGTCTGGATCTATGGGGTTCTTTGGAAGAATCCACCTACAGGTCCAAAACATCTCTTCAGTTTGTAGTGAACTACTTTCAGGAATCGGAGAACTAA
- a CDS encoding bactofilin family protein — MSDEHIDTIIGDDIHFRGKLKFSNSLKIKGNFKGTIETTGKLVVGDTGEVEADIETGTLEVEGNLKGNVSANEKVSIRKTGKVIGDIRTPDLEIESGARFSGNSAM; from the coding sequence ATGAGTGACGAACACATCGATACAATCATCGGAGACGATATCCATTTCCGCGGAAAACTGAAATTCAGCAATTCCCTGAAAATCAAAGGCAACTTTAAAGGAACGATCGAAACCACCGGAAAACTCGTGGTCGGAGACACCGGAGAAGTGGAAGCCGATATCGAAACCGGAACCTTGGAAGTGGAAGGAAATCTGAAAGGAAACGTTTCCGCAAACGAAAAGGTATCCATTCGCAAAACCGGCAAAGTAATCGGCGACATCCGCACACCCGATTTGGAAATCGAATCCGGAGCGAGATTTAGCGGAAACAGCGCTATGTAA
- the pcnB gene encoding polynucleotide adenylyltransferase PcnB → MKFLSNLFKKKIGSVEDILSHPDGKRYYRDAHLIRKNMIDEDAVKIIHRLNKFGFKAYIVGGGVRDLLLGRKPKDFDVVTNATPNQIKKIFNNCRIIGRRFKIVHILFRGKVIEVSTFRSLPDYRLGKAVEDQDYLIKRDNKFGTPQEDAARRDFTINSLYYDVRNDSIIDYVGGFEDIQNKVLRVIGDPDISFREDPVRMLRAVKFAEILGLNIEKTTAKAIRKHKIELEKASSSRMLEEYNKIFRTWKTSLIFQGMAEHGLLEVLFKEAFEKERKKNSGFGDKFLETNIGKRLAIADKLLTEREEMTPHIFYSLIFSDLASEALQKENMNLVPAIKNCLEPIFNRLETPKKDKDRLIKIFASQQRFLSTEDEKSSQNNFFRMKDYFYDAFMVFKIGAIAENDEQSIQSAFFWEISVRKRPIPVKKFNGGGGGGQQQSQPQRQNKNRNKNFRNRNREEGGQGQQRGGGDQKNRREGNQNSSGSSESENQNRKSNENYGEDRSGGNQNPGNE, encoded by the coding sequence ATGAAATTCCTGTCCAATCTGTTCAAGAAAAAAATAGGATCAGTTGAGGATATTCTCTCTCACCCGGACGGCAAACGCTACTACCGGGATGCCCATCTGATCCGCAAAAACATGATAGATGAGGACGCGGTCAAAATCATCCACAGGCTGAATAAATTCGGCTTCAAGGCTTATATTGTCGGAGGAGGAGTTCGCGACCTTCTTCTCGGAAGAAAGCCGAAAGACTTCGACGTTGTAACTAACGCAACCCCGAATCAGATCAAAAAGATCTTTAATAACTGCCGTATCATCGGAAGAAGATTCAAAATTGTGCATATACTTTTCCGAGGAAAAGTGATCGAAGTCAGCACATTCCGTTCCCTGCCTGATTACAGACTTGGGAAAGCCGTGGAAGATCAAGATTACCTCATCAAGAGAGACAACAAGTTCGGCACGCCTCAAGAAGACGCCGCACGCAGAGACTTCACGATCAATTCCTTATATTATGACGTAAGAAACGATTCCATCATAGACTACGTCGGCGGTTTTGAAGACATACAGAACAAGGTTCTGCGTGTGATCGGAGATCCGGATATTTCCTTTCGCGAGGATCCGGTCAGAATGTTGCGCGCCGTAAAGTTCGCCGAGATTCTCGGACTGAACATCGAGAAAACAACCGCTAAGGCGATCCGCAAACACAAGATCGAATTGGAAAAAGCTTCCAGCTCGAGAATGTTGGAAGAATACAATAAGATTTTCCGTACGTGGAAAACCTCTTTGATCTTTCAAGGAATGGCGGAACACGGACTTCTCGAAGTGCTTTTTAAGGAAGCCTTTGAAAAGGAAAGAAAGAAGAATTCCGGTTTCGGAGATAAATTCCTCGAAACGAATATCGGAAAACGTCTCGCGATCGCGGACAAACTTCTGACGGAAAGAGAGGAGATGACTCCTCATATTTTCTATTCTTTGATCTTTTCGGATCTCGCTTCGGAAGCATTACAAAAAGAGAATATGAATTTGGTCCCTGCGATCAAAAACTGTCTCGAGCCGATTTTCAACCGATTGGAAACCCCTAAAAAGGACAAGGATCGTTTGATTAAGATTTTCGCGAGCCAGCAAAGATTCTTAAGCACCGAAGACGAAAAGTCGTCCCAAAATAATTTCTTCCGTATGAAGGATTATTTCTACGACGCGTTTATGGTATTTAAAATCGGAGCGATCGCTGAAAACGACGAGCAGTCCATTCAGAGCGCTTTCTTCTGGGAAATTTCCGTACGGAAAAGACCGATCCCCGTTAAGAAGTTCAACGGCGGAGGTGGCGGTGGACAACAACAATCGCAACCGCAACGCCAAAATAAAAACCGCAATAAGAATTTCCGAAATCGCAATCGGGAAGAAGGCGGTCAAGGTCAACAACGCGGTGGTGGCGATCAGAAAAACAGAAGAGAAGGAAATCAAAATTCTTCCGGCTCTTCCGAATCCGAGAACCAAAATCGTAAGTCCAACGAGAATTACGGAGAAGATCGTTCCGGCGGAAATCAAAACCCCGGAAACGAATGA
- a CDS encoding LIC_20245 family lipoprotein: MVSIRKLVLYSGISIALVALVWILFSSEDSGDAERKKREADSVALLLGGGGSSSSSSSGSSGGRTNESIFDSSFYKAGKGEYIESNSGETKPEDPNAADADNPMNPQSNKPYTNEEMERFSQLRERFPNNSLIPKKLSPSEKEAKKQEENQIAEAARNVYARTASPVQIRSYYNHMEKQTQDRMDIINYLVDLQKGSGEEETEKKLQNIQDSIKNQLQQVQRDKENAFKQAGF, translated from the coding sequence GTGGTCAGCATTCGTAAACTAGTCCTTTATTCCGGCATTTCCATCGCGCTCGTTGCGCTTGTTTGGATTCTTTTTTCTTCCGAAGATTCGGGAGACGCGGAAAGAAAAAAAAGGGAAGCAGATAGCGTAGCCCTTCTTCTCGGCGGAGGAGGAAGTTCTTCCTCTTCTTCATCGGGCTCTTCCGGCGGCCGAACGAACGAATCCATTTTCGACTCTTCCTTTTATAAGGCGGGCAAGGGAGAATATATCGAGTCGAATTCGGGCGAAACAAAACCGGAAGACCCGAACGCGGCGGACGCGGATAACCCGATGAATCCTCAATCCAATAAACCTTATACGAACGAGGAGATGGAGCGTTTCAGTCAATTGAGGGAACGTTTTCCGAACAATTCTCTCATTCCTAAAAAGTTAAGTCCTTCCGAAAAAGAAGCGAAGAAACAGGAAGAAAATCAAATCGCGGAAGCCGCTCGAAACGTTTATGCGAGAACCGCGTCTCCGGTTCAGATCCGTTCTTATTACAATCACATGGAAAAACAAACCCAGGATAGAATGGACATCATCAACTATCTCGTGGATTTACAAAAAGGTTCCGGCGAAGAAGAAACCGAAAAGAAACTCCAGAACATTCAGGATTCCATCAAGAACCAACTCCAACAAGTGCAACGCGATAAGGAGAATGCGTTTAAACAAGCCGGGTTTTAA
- a CDS encoding M23 family metallopeptidase codes for MTSPAKYDLKLTHSERLQVRILKFKNRFKKFKEAGSKKISFLLVPHSHENVVRIELNVFMAWFLGILSGLILALAFVFLSYLNFFYRPDEDLFQKSDENVSQYLYYDMLLQDAKKEIRGLERKTEQLNLVAWDEVPWKRILTYEVIPEFRLKKEIPDSETNLELYKNTVEGFAAQNIELFRIRQAFENAFDYLEERESILYALPRGRPLKPGVGFVSSTFGGRVDPFGLVVLGEHHSGVDFASSEGTPIYATAPGIVVESGQSSGGLGKNIKINHLNGIFTVYGHCSQILVEKNQIVKRGDLIGLVGSTGKATGPHVHYEVHIGQDPPLDPAEFINIE; via the coding sequence ATGACAAGCCCTGCAAAGTACGATCTCAAATTGACTCATTCCGAGCGTCTGCAGGTCAGAATTCTCAAGTTCAAAAATCGATTCAAAAAGTTCAAAGAAGCCGGGTCGAAAAAGATCTCCTTTTTACTCGTTCCGCACAGCCACGAGAATGTGGTCAGAATCGAACTCAACGTATTTATGGCCTGGTTTCTCGGAATTCTCTCCGGGCTGATTCTCGCGTTGGCCTTCGTCTTTCTTTCTTACTTAAATTTTTTCTACCGCCCCGACGAGGATCTGTTTCAGAAAAGCGACGAAAACGTCAGTCAATATCTTTACTACGATATGCTTCTCCAGGACGCGAAAAAGGAAATCCGCGGTTTGGAAAGAAAGACGGAACAGCTCAATCTCGTAGCCTGGGACGAGGTTCCTTGGAAAAGAATTCTTACCTATGAAGTGATCCCCGAGTTTCGTTTGAAAAAGGAGATTCCCGATTCCGAAACAAACCTCGAACTTTATAAAAACACGGTGGAAGGTTTTGCGGCTCAGAACATAGAACTCTTTCGGATTCGTCAGGCGTTTGAAAACGCATTCGATTATCTGGAAGAACGCGAGTCCATTCTCTACGCTCTTCCCCGGGGTCGTCCTTTGAAACCTGGAGTCGGATTCGTATCCTCCACGTTCGGAGGACGCGTCGATCCGTTCGGACTTGTCGTCTTAGGAGAACATCACTCAGGTGTGGACTTCGCTTCCTCGGAAGGAACTCCGATCTACGCGACAGCACCCGGAATCGTAGTCGAGTCCGGTCAATCCTCCGGCGGTTTAGGGAAGAATATAAAGATCAATCACTTGAACGGAATCTTTACCGTCTACGGTCACTGCTCTCAGATTCTCGTGGAAAAAAATCAGATCGTAAAACGCGGAGATCTCATCGGGCTCGTGGGTTCCACCGGGAAGGCGACCGGACCTCACGTTCACTACGAGGTTCATATCGGACAAGAT
- the rsmI gene encoding 16S rRNA (cytidine(1402)-2'-O)-methyltransferase: MSVEEESSSPETSSEIPLEPGTLYVISTPIGNLEDLTFRALRILKNTDRILCENAGHSRRLFQHYSISTPASTLYRDQSPTPYAGILEDLKAGKTFALVSDAGTPGVSDPGSHLIRVTREAGFKITPVPGASALTALLGISGWQANPFLFLGFLSEKKGKKRNQLAEWKEFEGLIMIFESVHRIGDTLEAVKEIFSDAEYLLGREMTKIHEEILLFSPNLPGKPKDFAHKGEFVVLINTNRKKMLKGSLGSADRIQ, encoded by the coding sequence ATGAGTGTAGAGGAAGAATCCTCTTCTCCAGAAACTTCTTCCGAAATTCCACTCGAACCGGGAACTCTCTACGTGATCTCCACTCCGATCGGAAACTTGGAAGATCTTACCTTTCGCGCTCTTCGAATTCTCAAAAACACGGACCGAATTCTTTGCGAGAACGCGGGACATTCCAGAAGATTGTTCCAACACTATTCAATTTCAACACCGGCTTCCACGCTCTATAGGGATCAATCTCCGACTCCCTACGCGGGTATATTAGAAGATTTGAAAGCGGGGAAAACATTCGCACTTGTTTCCGACGCGGGAACTCCCGGCGTTTCCGATCCGGGTTCTCATCTGATCCGAGTGACCCGAGAAGCGGGTTTTAAAATCACCCCCGTTCCCGGAGCGAGCGCATTGACCGCGTTACTCGGCATCTCCGGTTGGCAGGCCAATCCGTTTTTGTTTCTTGGATTCTTATCCGAAAAAAAGGGTAAAAAAAGAAATCAATTGGCAGAATGGAAAGAATTCGAAGGGCTCATTATGATCTTCGAATCTGTCCACAGAATCGGGGATACACTCGAAGCCGTGAAAGAAATTTTTTCCGATGCGGAATACCTGTTGGGCCGAGAAATGACCAAAATTCACGAGGAAATTCTCCTTTTTTCGCCCAATCTCCCGGGAAAACCGAAGGATTTTGCTCATAAGGGCGAATTTGTGGTTTTAATCAATACGAATCGGAAAAAAATGCTTAAAGGCTCTCTTGGATCGGCCGATAGAATTCAGTAG
- a CDS encoding LIC11073 family putative lipoprotein, whose translation MSFRILHPTILPALSLLWIFFGCGMNTDVAQSPFVFISPVGVPQFLSVVAVNEGITNNATKDVDFVSEPNSYKPEFLIRYFVTNAEPQFVGYNLYITTAAPSVAETLAGGNVYLENGVQPSFPHLASEASTSSAKLQTHRVLNQIPPPGVFPFIKCEIYTFTLRSLLNSGIFSNPSTPVRMCSSSRPYLCPVGSSCNPSECNNAACNTTVKQNCPVGTLCNPCLIAGAEETGCVCPSGVSPSGCNL comes from the coding sequence ATGTCCTTTAGAATTCTTCATCCAACGATTCTTCCCGCGCTTTCCTTATTGTGGATTTTTTTCGGCTGTGGTATGAACACGGACGTCGCGCAATCTCCTTTCGTATTCATTTCTCCGGTAGGAGTTCCTCAGTTTTTGAGCGTGGTCGCGGTCAACGAGGGAATCACAAACAACGCGACAAAGGACGTGGACTTCGTATCCGAACCGAATTCCTACAAACCCGAATTTTTAATCCGCTATTTCGTAACGAACGCGGAACCTCAGTTCGTCGGTTATAATCTTTACATCACAACCGCGGCGCCTTCGGTTGCGGAAACTCTCGCGGGTGGAAACGTTTATCTGGAGAATGGGGTTCAACCCTCTTTCCCACATCTCGCTTCGGAAGCCTCTACGAGTTCCGCAAAACTACAAACACATCGAGTTCTGAATCAGATTCCGCCACCGGGCGTTTTTCCGTTTATCAAATGTGAAATTTATACGTTCACGTTAAGATCTCTTTTGAACAGCGGTATCTTTTCAAACCCATCCACACCGGTGAGAATGTGTTCTTCTTCTCGTCCTTATCTTTGTCCTGTCGGCTCGAGCTGTAATCCATCGGAATGCAACAACGCGGCTTGCAATACGACGGTAAAACAAAACTGCCCCGTTGGAACGCTCTGTAATCCTTGTTTGATTGCCGGCGCGGAAGAAACGGGCTGTGTTTGTCCTTCCGGAGTTTCACCTTCGGGCTGTAATCTATGA